From the Candidatus Binatia bacterium genome, one window contains:
- a CDS encoding DUF2442 domain-containing protein, which yields MEYRLVDAKYIRDFVVWVRFSDGAEGEVDLLPELSGPVFEPLRDVAAFKRFQLHPELHTLVWDNGADLAPEFLHDKVKSSRRPARETG from the coding sequence ATGGAATATCGATTAGTCGACGCAAAATATATTAGGGATTTTGTGGTTTGGGTCAGGTTCAGCGATGGAGCCGAGGGCGAAGTGGACCTGTTGCCGGAGCTGTCCGGTCCCGTTTTCGAGCCTCTCCGCGATGTCGCTGCGTTCAAGCGGTTTCAGCTTCACCCTGAGCTTCACACGCTTGTTTGGGACAATGGCGCCGATCTGGCGCCGGAATTTTTGCACGACAAAGTGAAATCCAGTCGCCGGCCTGCCCGAGAAACCGGATAA